The sequence tggatattaatatcggcacggacatctccgagcgctcatgcttcaaaaggttttgaaatttcctccaactaggaggtaatttctctatgatgattgcaacgagcaatgcatccgccaagggcatcccttcggcttgaacctcatgtgaaagattttggaattcttccacttggtccatcaatggccgGGAGTCGACCATTTTGTATTCTAACCATTTGGCGACaatatacttggtagtatttgccttgtccacttgatatttcaaatcaagggcctcccacaattgtttcgcggtttcatgaaccttgaaaacacggtagagccgttcgtccagagacatgagaacggtgttacggcacaagtagtcgccgcgacaccagttcaaatatccggcacgaatttcttggcttgtctccccttccccttcactcggggttggaggtttatcctccattaaaaatccggcaaaccccacggttgtgaggtagaatagcatcttctcttgccaatatttgaagttcttgcctgagaacgttgatggtttctcggcaagaccaatagttctagatgttgtcgatgaagcccccgttgatgcaaacgaggaaaatattgacgacgtggttgaaccgatggttgcagaggtggtggagccatccatattgacgtcggtgtgagccatttctcgaacgtgtatcaacggcagagaaataatcttcttgcgattgttagaaccgggtacacgatcgagatattacaataaatattttgagatattacaactcaaaataattgaaaatattacaaagaaaataatttgagaaattacaactcaaataattttatacaactgaaatatacagtataaataaattatacgtataggctaagtcgagtcgagataaatctcttcccgcaagaagattattgccccggtagtgctcttcggtttaggcgtatcttccccaaaggtaaaacgacttcgtctcggcggatgtagcaccacaatccggcgagctccggcgaactgaataggatcaagaactgagcacatgTGTTTGCAGTGAGTgtaaatggcagaatgcaggATTTTGTTGGTGTTGTTCCTCctttctgcatgctctccacaagtctatttatagacatgtggtaagtatgaattcaatacattgaattccactccgacggctggaagtCGTAAGTGTTGAAGATgatggccggtgggcgcagtcaTTGAAGAAAATCAGCTGCAAAAACGAAGTTGTCATGCAGAAGTCGTACTGGCGTGCTTCTGCTTCcagcttctgctgctgctgctgatgtCAACTGTTGCTGTTGCTGGTGCTGGGCTTGGGAattaaattctgttgggccaagaaaataattctgttgggccaaaaaataaaagcccaatggagttggtccaaaaaatagtttgggccccaaacaccaccccaaagcaccaaatgccaagatccaagtccttggccgcggcccgtacccgacccgcccgtccggtggcggcggcgacgacgtcgtcttccgtccgtccgatcgatcgtcggcggcggcgcgcgtgtgtgtgtgcgcgcgaggctagtacttagatcaagcccactagcaagcccacaagtcaatttattaactccatgtgctttgctattcttatacatgaaaaacatctctatgttttccaatgtgggatagcatttattttccctcttcaacatccaaactttgacatacaatatctcactcatcggaaatcggttttgagacttcaagtatatcacgttgatctactcgagatgtagattaacatccaataattattttaattaaataataaatatttaattaaataataattttcagatatagcttaaaaccatatttccaacagtTATCTGGTAATATTCCACTAACTATAAGCCATTTGCATGAACTTCAAGGATTAGATCTTCAAGATAACATGTTGGGAGGCTCAATACCACATGCTATATGTGATCTATTCAGCCTCTACAGTTTATATTTTAGCGGGAATCAATTTTCAGGCCCAATTCCTAAATGTCTGGGAAATGTCTCTTCTTTAAGACATCTATATCTAGACTCCAACATTTTGAATTCAAGCATACCATCAAGCTTATGGGGCCTAAAAGATTTGATCAATCTAGACTTGTCCTCGAATTCATTAAATGGGTTCTTACCACAAGAGATAAGTAACTTAGGAGCAGCAATATATATAAACCTATCGATGAATCAGTTGTCAGGGTCAATTCCGACGAATATAGAAAAGTTGCAAAATTTGGTTAATCTGTCTTTGGCATATAATAGACTAGAAGGTTCTATTCCTGTGTCTATGGGAAGCATGATCAGTTTGGTAAATCTCGACTTGTCGTACAACAACCTCTCTGGTCCAATTCCAAAGTCTTTAGAAGCACTTCAACACCTCGATTACTTTAATGTCTCTTTCAATAgtttaagtggagaaattcctaatGGAGGTTCTTTTAAAAACTTCACTATGGATTCTTTTAAGGGTAATGAGGCATTGTGTGGAATCCCCAAGTTCCGTGTCCAAATTTGCTCTTCAATTTCTAATCACAGATCAAAGAGAAAGAAGGTGGAACGAGCTTCATTTATTGCTTTCGGGGTTGTGGCTTTCATCTCAGTTGTTTCTTTGGCCTTTATAATTGTCAGAAACAAAAGGAAAGACAAGGCGACTAGCAGAGAAGTTGATGAGTTGATATTCATTGTGCCGGAAAGAATCTCTTATTATGAACTGCTGCAAGCAACAGAAAGATTCGATAAAAGCAATTTACTTGGCACTGGGAGTTCTTGCTCAGTTTATAAAGGAATTCTTAACAATGGGAAGGATATCGTTGTCAAGGTGTTTAATATGCAGCTAGAAGGTATTTCAAGAATATTCGATGTCGAATGTGAGATACTACGTAGCATTCGACACAGAAATCTGACAAACGTCATAAGCAGTTGCTCCAATGAAGAGTTCAAGGCATTAGTACTTGAATATATGCCAAAGGGAAACCTTGAAAAATGGTTATATTCCCACAACTATTGCTTGAATATGATGgaaagattgaatataatgatGGATGTTGCATGTGCTTTGGAGTATCTTCACCACGGTTATTCAATGCCCATTGTCCACAGCGACTTGAAGCCTAGTAATGTGCTGTTAGATGAAGACATGGTTGCCCATGTAAGCGACTTTGGGATAGCAAAGTTGTTATGCGATGGAGATAGCTCTGTGTTAACCAACACGCTAGCAACATTGGGTTACATCGCTCCAGGTGAAGTTTCTCTAAATATATTGATTGCACTTCACTTTCAATCGATTAATTGTGTCTTCCTTACTGCATACATCATGATTTTTGTTGTTCCAGAGTATGGCTTGGAAGGGCTAGTTTCAACAAGGTGTGATGTGTATAGCTACGgggtgatgttgattgaaactTTTACGAGAAAAAGGCCTAGTGATGATATGTTTTGCGAAGATATGAGCTTAAAGAGATGGGTAGAACTCTCACTTTCGGAGGTTCCAGATGAAGTGATAGATGCCAACTTAGTCATGaatttggaggaagaaatgaTTGACAAGAATATGCAGTGTGTATCATCCATACTTGAATTGGCTCTGAAATGCTCTACGGACTCTCCCAGGGATAGAATCAACATAAAACAAGCACATGCAGAGTTGCGGAAAATCAAACATCGATTTTCCCAATGAAATTCAAGTAATTAAGCTATTTCAAAGTTCTATATTATTTCTAAGATAATATTGTCTATTACGATTTATTGATTTTCCCAATGATATTCGTGTTTCACATATCTGTCGTGAAGGGAACCAAGTTGCTGACATTATGGCAAATCCAAATACTCCGATTGGTTGGTGGGATCATGCTATTCCCTTGATTGAGGAAACCGTTCAAAAGGATATTCATATCCCAAATTTCTATCGCAAAGTTAGCTAATGATGTCTTCTTCATTTGGTGGCTTTGATGAGGCATGTAGtgttgaagattttgaaggTAGTAGATTGTAACTGGGGTGAGGCACTGGATAGTGGTGAGGTGGATGACATAAAGAATGGAAAATTTGACTTGGTCCTTTTGTTGGTTTTTGCAATCATTGTtaatttgtttttcttgtttatgcTTTTTTTCTCGTTGTAATAGACGAGTACTTGTTTTTCTTTACTGATGTTTTTTCCATTGGATTTTCGCcagaaaggttttaatgaggctcggcccttagttagcgtgtttgtgctttcaagggtttgcTAGGTTTTTTTAATCCATCTATATAactaactgacttagcaaagtcatgttatctAGCATTttgatagaaatattatttctatttattattactattattcaAGTCATGAATTTAGTCCGACTTGTGAAGTGGATTAAATCTACATATTTAATCTAGATATTATAACAGcaaaacgaattaaatctacgtatttaatttagaattattttacaGTCTATCGATTTTGGCAAGACAGGAAAACAGATAttgaaatacgagatttattagAATAGCCAGTTACAAACACGTGATGTGAGCAAACCCGAATCTATTATTATATGAGATACGGAATGGCAAACACAGAAGGATTTTATTTCATAGATCACCTCAACCTTTTATCACTTACAATCAACTTTGATTCCTACTCCCTACCATCCTACTACACCAACTCCCAACAGCTCACTTTCCCATCAGCCAAACCTCCCTTGCCCTCCTTCTTTAGTGCTTCATCAACCAAAGAGAAACAAAGAGCCTATTCACTGCTCTGCCTACCTTGAAGGAGGTAAGTTATTGTCTGTGATTATCCACACCTGCATTTATTGAGAAGAATAAGTatgattatttcagttattcCTTCATTTACTTTAAAGAATGCATAGCATCATCAGTTATTGATAAGGTAGCAAAACCAAACCATAGACTGCGCTTATGCATTGAATACCGAATGTGAGTGGCACATTATACATTCACAGAAATTAGAAGCCACTTCAACACAAGAACATAAAATACAGACATATGTCTCACAACTTCCATGGCTATTCCTTAGCACACTAGTAAAGATCACACGTTTCTTTCCTCTATCAatggaaaaatcaaatttaCCTTGAAAATTAAGGTACTAGCAAGCAGAAACAAGCTCGAGTTAGAGATATAACTAATGATTGCAcaaaagaagagagagatagagaattaTACATACCCCGAGGAATTCTAGCAATAATACAAACTCAACAGATCTTGGTTATATCCCATTCTTGGAGGTCTTTCAACAGAAAACTGGTAATCCAATGTAATTGATCAGACACTTCATCATAGTAAGGTAATCAAATTTTACAGTGTGTCTATTAAATACAGTATGCTTTGGCAAATGAGTTTTACAAAATCAAGCATGAATCAAATCTTCAGAAGCAAAAAGGCCTGCGAAATTTTGAGACCTCTATCACGAAATTTTGTATTCTGATATATCACAATGCTTTTCAAATGTTCAAATGTATTATGTTTATGATATTATTGCTCTATGCAATTCACATTACTTTCTCATACACAAAATTACCATCATTATTGGTTCTATCAATTTTTCTTATCTAGTGACGCAGTAGAAGCATAGAATAACATACACAATACTACTTGTTGAAAACTTTGGGACCTAGCAGTGGATTACGTCATGTCTCTAGCTACTCTTTATTCATGCCATCTCCATCAACTAGAGTGAGagatgtttaatttttttgcccatttaatttttattaattgaaccaaTGACTAGTTAATTTGGATtgtgatttaattaattaaatttctcattaattatttatctacaagTGCTattatatgcatataattgtttgattatatgttttaatttatatactaaaGTCCTACCAATTTAtggaagaaaaatattttaaagttgaTTTTATGCTCAAGTTGAGTTTTTAAGTAAAAGTCGAGCAAGGGCATTATTGGAACCCTTAGCCAAGAAAATGAATTTCaagttttattttgaaaacccggGTGTTGCGAATCTAGTTAGAAAGTGATGACAAGTTTAAAGACTACGAGCTTAAGTTGAGAACTTATCTTGTATGTCCTCCAAAAGAAGATATATTGGTTCTCTATTAAATTGTTTGGGTTGTATTCAAATCAGGTGAGACTTTATTTACGAAATGTATGTTTGAGCTAATATGCTCGGTTTTATGAAAAGTTAAAGTTGATGGTTCAtgcttaaaatatttttgttctaTATTGGTTATTGTTTCTACCAGAACATTGTTGGCTTTGCCAACCG comes from Salvia miltiorrhiza cultivar Shanhuang (shh) chromosome 3, IMPLAD_Smil_shh, whole genome shotgun sequence and encodes:
- the LOC131015254 gene encoding probable LRR receptor-like serine/threonine-protein kinase At3g47570, which translates into the protein MNQLSGSIPTNIEKLQNLVNLSLAYNRLEGSIPVSMGSMISLVNLDLSYNNLSGPIPKSLEALQHLDYFNVSFNSLSGEIPNGGSFKNFTMDSFKGNEALCGIPKFRVQICSSISNHRSKRKKVERASFIAFGVVAFISVVSLAFIIVRNKRKDKATSREVDELIFIVPERISYYELLQATERFDKSNLLGTGSSCSVYKGILNNGKDIVVKVFNMQLEGISRIFDVECEILRSIRHRNLTNVISSCSNEEFKALVLEYMPKGNLEKWLYSHNYCLNMMERLNIMMDVACALEYLHHGYSMPIVHSDLKPSNVLLDEDMVAHVSDFGIAKLLCDGDSSVLTNTLATLGYIAPGEVSLNILIALHFQSINCVFLTAYIMIFVVPEYGLEGLVSTRCDVYSYGVMLIETFTRKRPSDDMFCEDMSLKRWVELSLSEVPDEVIDANLVMNLEEEMIDKNMQCVSSILELALKCSTDSPRDRINIKQAHAELRKIKHRFSQ